The Prunus dulcis chromosome 3, ALMONDv2, whole genome shotgun sequence genome segment GATAAACcccaattattattttcaacttGCTATAGCTGttgttattttataaaaaatacttATCTCGTTTTCAGGTAAGTAGAAGTTTCTATATTCTTTCGTGTCAATAGCAGTGTGATAtgtgtatataaatatattaattctttttatttttgatgtattatttttgtatatgtgTGAAACTATAATTcgcaagaaaaaaagagtatatCCTTACCCACAATGAGGCAAGTAGTattcttattatatatatgagacCTAGCTAGGGCTTGTTTGCCATCTGAACCTTCCTAATTCTAAACCCATATCTTCTGCTCTCCATACTCTTTCCAATTAAGTTTGCTTTTTGAAAGATGGCCAGAATAGCATTTGGGCGCTTTGATGATTCTTTCAGTTTGGGGTCCCTTAAGGCCTATCTTGCAGAGTTCATCTCAACCTTGCTCTTTGTTTTTGCAGGAGTTGGTTCAGCCATTGCTTACAGTAATCATTTCTTCTATTCAACTCATTTCTATCTTTTGATCTATCAAAAAAATATgctaaaactaaaattaataGTTCAACTTGCGAGGTACTATGTCATGAATTCGATCCCGTGACAGAAAGACGACGATACAATCTATTAACAATTTATGATTTGAGATTTAATTACTTGCAAAGCAATTTAAATCATGCACTAATAATCCTTGGTGattttgtaacttttttttttcttttttttttccggtttttgttttgctttttgtgTGCAGACAAGTTGACATCCAATGCTGCTCTTGATCCTGCTGGGCTAGTAGCCATTGCTATTGCCCATGGCTTTGCTCTCTTTGTTGCAGTCGCAATTGGCGCCAACATCTCTGGTGGACATGTGAACCCAGCGGTCACCTTTGGATTGGCTCTTGGTGGCCAAATCACTGTCCTCACTGGCATCTTCTACTGGATTGCGCAGCTTCTTGGTGCCATTGTTGCTGCCTACATCCTCAAGTTCGTCACCGGAGGCTTGGTAAGatattgctcaacatgtcaatCCAAAATTAATACAACTTTTTCCACGAATAGTGCATGGAATGACAGCTTTGTCCATCCCAACCTAAGCCTTCATGCACAAAATAAGGGCAATTATGATATTTTGGTGTTCTTAATTTTGGGAGTGACAAATTATGACACTTAAGGCTTAACCCTAATCAACTTAGCTAGCACAACAATTAGAATTTGGCTGTCTATTTATCCGTGAATGAAATTAAAAGGTTTTATTTGGGGGATTTAATGGAATTTCTTCGTACAAAATAAAGTTGTGTTGCTAATTTTTGTGATTTATGCGAAGACCGCTAGGAATACCAGATCTGTTCACTAACAACATTTGATTGATTCTTATTTGAGTTCCTTTTAAATTAAATCTTATCTATTATGAAGAAGTAAGATATTACCACTTAAACTGAGACATAATTTAGTGAACAAATTTGATAACTATGACGTCACTATTATGGAAAAAGTGTTTTAAACTAATTATAGTTATTATTTAGCGTATACGTACAAAGGAATCTTAATTTATTAGTTTAATTCAGTGTTGAAACTAACTATGGAATTTCTGTTCAGACAATTCCCATCCACAGTTTGGCTGCCGGAGTTGGAGCCATTCAAGGAGTAATCTTTGAGATCATCATCACCTTTGCTTTGGTTTACACTGTGTATGCAACAGCAGCTGACCCCAAGAAGGGCGCATTGGGCACCATTGCCCCCATGGCCATTGGTTTCATTGTTGGGGCTAACATCTTGGCTGCCGGCCCATTCTCCGGCGGATCAATGAACCCAGCTCGCTCTTTCGGGCCTGCCGTTGCTAGTGGCGACTTCCACGACAACTGGATCTACTGGGTTGGGCCCCTCGTTGGTGGTGGGCTTGCTGGGCTTATCTATGGCAATGTATTTTTTCACACTGAGCATGCACCCTTAGTCAACGAGTATTGATAGCGTTGACAATTGAGTTTGTTGCATGTGTTCCTTCCTAGCCAGTCCTTTTGCCCTTGTAATAAAAGAAGGAAGAGCAAGTTTTTGTtcttgcttctttttcttatcaactttccaattatttattctCAACTTGGAACCCTGTTTTTATTGTGCTGTTTGTAAAGCCCATTTGTAGCTCACTTTTTCCTTGTGAAAATGAATGAAGTTGGTGAAGCCCGGCCCCTCTTTCTTCTGTGTATATGGTTTGCTTAATTTTGTgggttcttttgttttttttttttttttctggctTTATACAAAGATTCATTGGATGCTCAGAAGTTTCGAACTTTTGACCACATGAGTGAAGGTTGAAGAGTTCAACCAATTGAGCTATACTCCATTGACATGAgttcttttggttttggatggaAGGAAAGTCCATTTTTCCAATAATGCAACTGATGACATTCTGTGCATTTGTGGAAATTGGCTTTAGATTACGTGGAAGTAAGACAATTTAAAGCAAAAATACATATGAGAATGTACATGCATTGAAGCCTTAAGCATAACctaattatgaattttgta includes the following:
- the LOC117623501 gene encoding aquaporin TIP2-1; the protein is MARIAFGRFDDSFSLGSLKAYLAEFISTLLFVFAGVGSAIAYNKLTSNAALDPAGLVAIAIAHGFALFVAVAIGANISGGHVNPAVTFGLALGGQITVLTGIFYWIAQLLGAIVAAYILKFVTGGLTIPIHSLAAGVGAIQGVIFEIIITFALVYTVYATAADPKKGALGTIAPMAIGFIVGANILAAGPFSGGSMNPARSFGPAVASGDFHDNWIYWVGPLVGGGLAGLIYGNVFFHTEHAPLVNEY